TAACTGCGATTCTCCGAGCTCCTTCATCCCATAAATCCTGCGTTAAACATTTGTATAcacactaattaattaatcaacGCCTCCCAAGTTGTAGGGCTTGAAGACTGCCCTAGGGCCTAGGCTGTTCTATTATTCTTAAAGACTGCCCTCCAATACCTATCCAGCAAGTTGATTGCAATAAGTCAACCAATGGAAGAATCGGAAGGTGGTGTATTTTCCATGTAGTTAATGCTAGGACCCCATACATTCCTTACAGTCCTTTCTACGTGCATTACAAATTTGCTCAGATTCTTCCTACTTAAATtcgtaataaaaaaattatgaagacTCTTGTACTATTTGTctctttattaaaaaattgttaaattaatctttttatattagattaaaaaataaattgatcatttctggtaaaaaatttatctatttgtattgttaaaaacctGCGTGGCTGACGAAATAACCATATAACGACACATGACATGTCATGTGTACCTCATGCTGATGtacaataacaaaattttaacagtagaaatagattGTATTTTTAACAGAagaattagtttattttttgatCTAATACATATGGAccaatatatctattttttagtAGAGAGAATAAAGCAAAATACAATCCTactcttaataaaaaaatttctataatatttttatcactCAGTCCCAACCATGCAACCTTTTATGTTATCCAACAAATATATGTTTGGAGGAGGTAAccattatatctattttttagtAGAGAGAATAAAGCAAAATACAATCCTactcttaataaaaaaatttctataatatttttatcactCAGTCCCAACCATGCAACCTTTTATGTTATCCAACAAATATATGTTTGGAGGAGGTAACCATTTGTAACTCACATTTGAATAGTCAAATTTTGACTCAAGCCCCATATCCCTACAACCTTGATTAACTAGCGTTTTTCTTATCCAGAAAATATATGGAATGTTGTAGCCACTTGTAACTCACAGTCGAAAAGTAAAATTTTGGACGGCTCAAGCAACCCCTTCCCCTTCATCAAAAGGTAGATGAATAAATTATATACCATGAAACATATATGGTAAACTAGTATCATTTGTAGGTTATCCTTAGCTATTAACAATCTACTCCTCCGTATCGTTAAAAATAGGAAATTAAtttgatttgttaaatatgttattatgatCTCTTTGGATAGTTGTAGTAGTTCTAATTAAGCCAAACCTGTAGGACTTGCTTAAAACTTTGCAAGACGAACTGTTGATAAGCTGAGACGGTATAGCTTTTTCGTCGAATTGGTAAGGTGAAATAGTTGACTACAAAGTCATTAGTACCACAACTGATGAGAAACACAGCTTCTTTGATAATAGCTTCCGTTCTTCTATTTCCAATGGCAGATTGCAGTCGTTTTTTATACTCTTTAAAATACTCCAGCTGCTTGGGTAATGAAATCACGCTCTGCATTTCAACACATTAACTTTTGAACTTAAATTAGCTTTTCACACTACATTATAACGTATACatcaaagagaaaaaaagggaaaaaggagaGATGCGGACAGATATCTGTGGTGTAAGTGGATCAAATCCAGAGCCGGCGGAGGCGAAGCTAACTCCTGTCATCAGCTCCTCAATGCTAAGGTTGGGATCCAAATATGGTGGCAAATATTCTTTAATGCCTACATAAGAAACTGCCCAAACGCACCAAATGAAAGCAGCTCAAGTTTACTTGCACCACAAAGGATAAAGTACCAAATATCATGTTTCATTTGAATGGATAATCAACCTACCAATGAGATCGGTGGAAAGCTTCCCGTTAGTAAACCTTCCGGTCGGCACGTGGTCTCTAAAATCCTTTCCATAAGGAGGAAAATTGCCCCTAAACAGGGTCTTTACGTAGTTGTTGTTCCCAGGATCTACCGTCGAATCTCCAAAGACAAAAGCAGCCGTAATCTTGTTGTTGAAGGGCCTTGGCGTTAGCAAGCCTTCAGCATGAGCAACAAAAAACGACATGTAGAGAG
The sequence above is drawn from the Gossypium hirsutum isolate 1008001.06 chromosome A05, Gossypium_hirsutum_v2.1, whole genome shotgun sequence genome and encodes:
- the LOC107943864 gene encoding GDSL esterase/lipase At5g45960, whose translation is MESCHKFSFPLLTLLSLYMSFFVAHAEGLLTPRPFNNKITAAFVFGDSTVDPGNNNYVKTLFRGNFPPYGKDFRDHVPTGRFTNGKLSTDLIVSYVGIKEYLPPYLDPNLSIEELMTGVSFASAGSGFDPLTPQISSVISLPKQLEYFKEYKKRLQSAIGNRRTEAIIKEAVFLISCGTNDFVVNYFTLPIRRKSYTVSAYQQFVLQSFKQVLQDLWDEGARRIAVTGLPPMGCLPAVITLYSKNAILERGCIENLSQVGMEYNQMLQNELNSMQGRLAHLDAKITYVDIFTPLIDMIQGLGKHDFDEVSHGCCGSGYLEAGFLCNPGSFVCNDASKYVFFDSIHPTEKTYINLFMASRPVIDSFIQD